A genome region from Gardnerella vaginalis includes the following:
- a CDS encoding DUF998 domain-containing protein: protein MGRFQRAEAAGLIAFLACAIFSIIVMSVYMKTMPAIWQVTQRLFTVASGIVAICSMCTFVVGYLRTHKEILKKNCLQIAKHAFEIIALSTIYGATMLLMSFALLSIINSIIGRSAVNSYLPVLCCALSGIVGYATLVQAELLEAKTVASLLPLFVISGAATAGLTSDDPYWYNNNFSQLGDKTTFAASMFNATLILAGICIIITSYFAITEFVATQKEILQHKDSNVTKHFKTRTTIMAALLILGGIAFIGIGTFRYTPHPVIHDLCARGVTGLICTMLICLPWLAPRLSKTFYVASDLAVVLTAWVGNQWVQGHNTLTNVEALSCLLFLGWIIVFSRQVAAMQSDRLQIKINEHSKNNIQCDID from the coding sequence ATGGGGCGTTTTCAACGTGCAGAGGCGGCTGGATTAATAGCTTTTTTAGCTTGTGCAATATTCAGCATAATCGTAATGTCTGTATACATGAAAACTATGCCAGCGATTTGGCAAGTTACGCAACGATTATTTACAGTAGCGTCTGGAATAGTGGCTATTTGCAGCATGTGTACTTTTGTAGTCGGATATTTAAGAACGCACAAAGAAATACTTAAAAAGAATTGTCTGCAAATTGCAAAACATGCTTTTGAAATAATCGCATTATCTACGATTTATGGCGCAACAATGCTTCTTATGTCTTTTGCTCTGCTTTCTATAATCAATAGCATTATTGGAAGAAGCGCAGTAAACAGTTATCTTCCTGTACTTTGTTGTGCTTTAAGTGGAATTGTTGGATACGCAACTCTGGTTCAAGCGGAACTCTTAGAGGCGAAAACCGTTGCATCACTGCTACCGCTATTTGTGATTTCTGGTGCAGCAACAGCCGGATTGACATCCGACGACCCGTATTGGTACAACAATAACTTTTCTCAACTAGGAGATAAAACAACATTTGCTGCAAGCATGTTTAATGCTACGCTGATTTTAGCTGGAATATGCATTATTATTACAAGCTACTTTGCTATAACAGAGTTCGTTGCCACTCAGAAAGAAATTTTGCAACATAAAGACTCTAATGTTACGAAACACTTTAAAACTAGAACCACCATTATGGCTGCATTACTAATTTTGGGAGGAATTGCATTTATTGGTATAGGAACATTTAGATACACTCCTCACCCAGTTATACATGATTTATGCGCAAGAGGTGTTACTGGTCTTATTTGCACTATGCTTATTTGCCTTCCTTGGCTTGCTCCTAGACTTTCTAAAACATTCTACGTAGCTTCAGATTTAGCAGTAGTCCTTACCGCATGGGTTGGAAATCAATGGGTGCAGGGTCATAACACCTTAACTAATGTAGAAGCATTATCTTGTTTACTCTTTTTAGGATGGATAATAGTATTTTCAAGACAAGTCGCAGCAATGCAAAGCGACCGTTTACAAATTAAAATAAATGAACATTCTAAAAACAATATTCAATGTGATATAGATTAA
- a CDS encoding ECF transporter S component, translated as MTNVSMEHSNRWRILDIVIAAIIAVASGVLFWAWDIVCAAPTNLFASLLPGAEGLSNGFWLFAGPLAAIIVRKPGAALFAETLAAFVELMLGNQWGVGGSLIVGIIQGVGAELAFIFFMYKTWNLLSTAISGSLAGVACFIYNWVSGGQGWSTQYIVANLITSIISGFIVAGVVVWFVQKALAATGVLDRFESGRPQALV; from the coding sequence ATGACTAATGTTTCAATGGAACATTCTAATCGCTGGCGTATTCTTGATATCGTCATAGCTGCTATTATCGCTGTTGCATCTGGCGTATTATTCTGGGCTTGGGATATTGTGTGCGCAGCTCCTACTAATCTTTTTGCAAGCCTGTTGCCTGGTGCTGAAGGTTTATCTAATGGTTTTTGGCTTTTTGCTGGACCTTTAGCTGCAATAATCGTGCGTAAGCCTGGTGCTGCATTGTTTGCTGAAACTCTTGCTGCTTTTGTGGAACTTATGTTAGGAAATCAATGGGGTGTTGGCGGATCGTTAATCGTCGGTATTATTCAAGGTGTTGGCGCTGAACTTGCATTCATTTTCTTTATGTACAAAACATGGAATTTGCTTTCCACTGCAATATCTGGATCGTTAGCAGGCGTAGCTTGCTTTATTTATAATTGGGTTAGCGGCGGTCAAGGCTGGAGTACTCAGTATATTGTTGCAAATCTAATTACTTCTATTATTTCTGGTTTTATTGTTGCAGGCGTTGTAGTGTGGTTTGTTCAAAAGGCATTAGCTGCAACGGGCGTGCTTGATCGTTTTGAATCAGGCCGTCCTCAAGCATTAGTGTGA
- a CDS encoding ABC transporter ATP-binding protein codes for MQFVDKNEWTPASVVAKDWGWRHATRKDFVLRNVNIDITPGEHVLLLGASGAGKSTFMAGLAGVLGDETEGMEEGSLLIGGVHARDARGKVGLVMQDPDSQIILERVGDDVAFGSENLGVNSEETWNRVKLSLKAVGLDNITQGSQGLRRSTQSLSGGQRQRLALAGVLAMHPGLLLLDEPTANLDPEGVQQVHDAVANILKKTGSTMIVVEHHIDVWLDLIDRVIVIGKNENNNDANIGCVIADGKPEDVFEKYGDMLAKGGAWVPGRTVKSFAPKHCDGEINGEINGEIKDTEESVALYTNDCSFGRTLPLAEHVNVAFRFGEVTALMGPNGAGKTTLALTLAGLLKPIAGSVCMMEKYVPKRRKNNLFTWKSQELLGRVGMVFQEPEHQFITSSVRDEVAVGPKKQGKSEKESYDISDSMLERMDLKRFALANPYTLSGGEKRRLSVATLLAAAPRVVIMDEPTFGQDFKTWTAMVKLIAQIRDSGSAVIVVTHDDELVKSLDARVIRVEYEKIVESAHNYSEGNE; via the coding sequence ATGCAATTTGTTGATAAAAATGAATGGACTCCAGCGAGCGTAGTTGCTAAAGACTGGGGTTGGAGACACGCCACGCGCAAAGATTTTGTGTTAAGGAATGTAAATATTGATATTACGCCTGGCGAGCATGTGTTGCTTTTAGGTGCTTCTGGCGCTGGGAAAAGTACGTTTATGGCTGGTTTAGCAGGTGTTTTAGGTGATGAAACAGAAGGCATGGAAGAAGGTAGCCTTCTAATCGGTGGCGTTCATGCTAGAGATGCTCGCGGAAAAGTTGGACTTGTTATGCAAGATCCTGATTCTCAAATCATTCTTGAAAGAGTAGGAGACGATGTAGCTTTTGGAAGTGAGAATCTTGGAGTTAATAGCGAAGAGACTTGGAATCGCGTAAAGCTTTCGCTAAAAGCTGTTGGATTAGACAATATTACTCAAGGAAGTCAGGGTCTTAGACGCTCAACACAATCTTTATCGGGAGGTCAAAGGCAACGTCTTGCTTTAGCAGGAGTGCTTGCAATGCATCCTGGATTGCTGCTTTTAGATGAGCCTACAGCCAATCTAGATCCTGAAGGTGTTCAGCAAGTGCATGATGCTGTAGCAAATATTCTTAAAAAAACAGGTTCTACAATGATTGTAGTTGAACATCATATTGATGTGTGGCTGGATTTGATTGATAGAGTTATTGTTATTGGAAAAAACGAAAATAATAATGATGCAAATATAGGATGCGTTATTGCAGACGGTAAGCCTGAGGATGTTTTTGAAAAATATGGCGATATGCTTGCAAAAGGTGGTGCTTGGGTTCCAGGAAGAACAGTTAAATCTTTTGCTCCTAAACATTGCGATGGCGAAATCAATGGCGAAATCAATGGCGAAATCAAAGATACGGAAGAATCTGTTGCGCTCTATACTAATGATTGCTCTTTTGGAAGAACTCTGCCACTAGCGGAACATGTTAATGTAGCTTTTCGTTTTGGCGAAGTAACGGCTTTAATGGGGCCTAATGGTGCTGGTAAAACCACGCTAGCGTTAACGCTTGCAGGATTATTAAAACCAATTGCTGGCAGTGTGTGCATGATGGAAAAGTATGTTCCAAAACGACGTAAAAATAATCTTTTTACTTGGAAAAGTCAAGAATTGCTAGGGCGAGTTGGCATGGTGTTTCAGGAGCCAGAACATCAATTTATAACATCGTCTGTAAGAGACGAAGTTGCTGTAGGTCCTAAAAAGCAAGGAAAAAGCGAAAAGGAATCTTACGATATTTCCGATAGCATGCTTGAACGTATGGATTTAAAGCGTTTTGCTCTTGCTAATCCTTATACATTATCTGGAGGAGAAAAACGTAGACTTTCTGTAGCTACGCTTTTAGCTGCCGCTCCGCGTGTTGTTATTATGGATGAGCCTACTTTTGGGCAAGATTTTAAAACTTGGACAGCAATGGTAAAACTTATTGCGCAAATACGTGATAGTGGCTCAGCGGTGATTGTGGTTACTCACGATGATGAGCTTGTAAAGTCTTTAGATGCCAGAGTAATAAGAGTTGAGTACGAAAAAATCGTAGAGTCCGCTCATAACTATAGCGAAGGGAATGAGTAG
- a CDS encoding energy-coupling factor transporter transmembrane component T family protein, which translates to MNKTSSAEESSSIQVKDFESLLKVSHIDVTASSKRLESERLVSPSWFIRKLNPISRFIGALLLCLPMFVTLDIVSASIAFGLDILLFAIAGVTPWYVLRHTWPVWIAASGSFISVLLYGQSSGDDIFKFGWMHISQGSLYLAICTFVRVASVAVPGVILAIGLDPTDLADGLVQILHFSPRFVYGALAGLRMFSLLQNDWRAFGLARRSRGISDGKALQRMLSQSFGLLVLSIRRGTKLATAMEARAFGSSIKRVPARKSKLTAYDWIFYVICIAVPTIALYASIQTGYWHNAFIHM; encoded by the coding sequence GTGAATAAAACTAGTAGTGCAGAAGAATCGTCTAGTATTCAAGTTAAAGATTTTGAAAGTTTATTAAAAGTTTCGCATATTGATGTAACAGCGTCTTCTAAACGTTTAGAAAGTGAACGACTAGTTTCGCCTTCTTGGTTTATTCGTAAGCTCAATCCAATAAGTCGTTTTATTGGAGCATTATTACTTTGCTTGCCTATGTTTGTAACATTAGATATTGTTTCTGCTTCTATTGCATTCGGTTTAGATATACTGTTATTTGCAATTGCTGGAGTAACTCCTTGGTATGTTTTACGCCATACTTGGCCAGTTTGGATTGCTGCTTCGGGTAGCTTTATATCGGTGCTTTTATATGGCCAAAGTTCTGGAGATGATATATTTAAGTTTGGTTGGATGCATATAAGTCAAGGATCATTGTATTTGGCAATTTGTACCTTTGTTCGTGTTGCATCTGTAGCAGTTCCAGGCGTTATATTAGCCATTGGATTAGATCCAACTGATTTAGCAGATGGATTAGTGCAGATTTTGCATTTTTCTCCACGATTTGTGTACGGAGCATTAGCTGGATTGAGAATGTTTAGTCTATTACAAAATGATTGGCGTGCTTTTGGTTTAGCTCGAAGGTCTCGTGGTATATCGGATGGTAAAGCGTTGCAGCGCATGCTTTCGCAATCTTTTGGTTTGCTCGTGTTATCTATTCGAAGAGGCACGAAACTTGCTACAGCAATGGAAGCTAGGGCTTTTGGCAGTAGTATTAAACGCGTTCCGGCACGAAAATCGAAGTTAACAGCATACGATTGGATATTTTATGTAATTTGCATTGCTGTTCCTACTATTGCTTTATATGCTTCAATACAAACAGGATATTGGCATAATGCGTTTATTCATATGTAA
- the aroA gene encoding 3-phosphoshikimate 1-carboxyvinyltransferase — MSGIMNSYNHDDVWQAPSCNTPLNATVNIPGSKSLSNRYLILAALGSKPVVLKGLLRSRDTELMMSALKIFGVRFEEMESYTSVLVIPPHGNIFDIADGSVVNCGLAGTVMRFVTALSLFANKPVRFDGDKQAYARPMKPVLDGLEQLGAHVKYHGEVGFLPFSIIPPKNFGSYEINDQQTTHQNHVVRIDSSSSSQFISALLLIASRIPGGLCIEHIGSKLPSMPHIRMTMEDIRKAGGVVDMPESGVWHVEERDLTLPDEVVVEPDLSNAAPFIGAALIAGGCVKIPNWPFETTQPGGLLPRILEQMGAEVFLEHESLNSGVLCVKSNGSIKAISNLDLSAAGEITPSIAAMLAFADGVSELHGIAHLRGHETNRLDAIVTELKRVGIGAEELDDGIRIIPSRNMHGEVMETYADHRMATFASMLGLRIPNITVKNIATTRKTIPDFPGMWCKMISK, encoded by the coding sequence ATGAGCGGAATAATGAATTCTTATAATCATGATGATGTTTGGCAAGCTCCATCATGCAATACTCCTTTGAACGCAACAGTGAATATTCCTGGAAGCAAGTCTTTATCTAATCGATATTTGATTTTAGCTGCTCTTGGAAGTAAACCTGTTGTTTTAAAGGGGCTTTTGCGTTCTAGAGATACAGAACTTATGATGTCTGCTCTTAAGATTTTTGGCGTGCGATTTGAGGAAATGGAATCATATACATCTGTGCTTGTTATTCCACCTCATGGCAATATTTTTGACATTGCTGATGGATCTGTTGTTAATTGCGGCTTAGCTGGTACGGTAATGCGTTTTGTAACAGCTTTGTCTTTATTTGCAAATAAACCTGTGCGATTTGATGGAGATAAGCAAGCTTATGCGCGTCCTATGAAACCAGTTCTTGACGGGTTAGAGCAGCTTGGAGCTCACGTGAAATATCACGGAGAAGTTGGTTTCTTGCCATTTAGTATTATTCCACCTAAAAATTTTGGAAGTTATGAGATAAATGACCAGCAAACCACTCATCAAAATCATGTGGTTCGTATTGACTCATCTTCGTCATCTCAATTTATATCTGCTCTGCTCTTGATTGCATCGCGTATTCCAGGAGGACTATGCATTGAGCATATTGGAAGTAAACTGCCTAGTATGCCTCATATTCGTATGACAATGGAAGATATTCGCAAAGCTGGCGGAGTGGTAGATATGCCAGAAAGCGGAGTATGGCATGTTGAAGAACGTGATTTGACTTTGCCAGATGAAGTTGTTGTAGAACCAGATCTTTCTAATGCAGCGCCTTTTATTGGAGCCGCGTTGATTGCTGGAGGATGCGTTAAAATACCTAATTGGCCATTTGAAACTACTCAGCCTGGGGGATTGTTGCCTAGAATTCTTGAACAAATGGGGGCAGAAGTTTTTCTTGAGCATGAAAGCTTAAATTCTGGCGTTCTGTGTGTTAAGTCAAATGGGAGCATAAAAGCTATTAGTAACTTGGATTTAAGCGCAGCTGGAGAGATTACGCCTAGTATTGCGGCAATGTTGGCGTTTGCAGATGGTGTAAGCGAGCTACATGGTATTGCGCATTTAAGAGGCCACGAGACAAATCGTTTGGATGCAATAGTTACGGAACTAAAACGCGTCGGTATAGGAGCAGAAGAGCTAGACGATGGAATTCGTATTATTCCTAGCAGAAATATGCATGGGGAAGTGATGGAAACTTATGCTGATCATCGTATGGCAACTTTTGCGTCAATGTTAGGGCTTCGTATACCTAATATAACCGTAAAAAATATTGCAACAACGCGTAAAACAATTCCTGATTTTCCGGGTATGTGGTGCAAAATGATTTCTAAATAA
- a CDS encoding acetate/propionate family kinase, protein MAKTVLVINSGSSSIKYQLVDLESGEGIASGIVEKIGEPVDGHYKHVFNGEKHEFDEPVHDHEQGLKRVLGFFEEYGPNLSKSGIVAVGHRVVQGGLTFPKPALVNKKTINKVKDLAVLAPLHNGPEAVGAEVMTELLPDVPQIMVFDSSFFHDLPQVAATYALNKDIAKQYHIRRYGAHGTSHEYIGSVVPSVVGKPAEGLKQIVLHIGNGASASAQISGKPVETSMGLTPLEGLMMGGRTGDIDPAVVFHLIRNAHMNVDELDTLFNKRSGMMGMTGHGDLRDIHKLIEEGDEDAKLALGVYVHRIVGYIGNYTAQMGGVDVITFTAGVGENDEIVRALVCEKLAPFGVKLDKEKNLVRSKEPRVISTPDSSVIIAVIPTNEELAIARKSAQIAEAGVDSYGNKFER, encoded by the coding sequence ATGGCAAAAACCGTTCTTGTTATCAATTCTGGTTCTAGTTCTATTAAGTACCAGCTCGTCGATTTGGAAAGCGGCGAAGGTATTGCGTCTGGTATCGTAGAAAAAATTGGCGAACCAGTTGACGGACACTACAAGCACGTATTCAATGGCGAAAAGCATGAGTTTGACGAGCCAGTGCACGATCACGAGCAAGGCTTAAAGCGCGTACTTGGATTCTTCGAAGAATATGGTCCAAATCTTTCCAAGTCTGGAATCGTAGCTGTTGGACACCGCGTTGTTCAGGGTGGCTTAACATTCCCTAAGCCTGCATTAGTAAACAAAAAGACCATTAATAAGGTGAAGGATTTGGCTGTTTTGGCTCCACTTCACAACGGCCCTGAGGCTGTTGGCGCTGAAGTTATGACTGAACTTTTGCCAGATGTTCCACAAATTATGGTGTTTGACTCTTCGTTCTTCCACGATTTGCCACAGGTTGCTGCAACTTATGCTTTGAACAAAGATATTGCAAAGCAATACCACATTCGTCGCTATGGCGCTCACGGCACTTCCCACGAATACATTGGCTCTGTAGTTCCAAGCGTTGTTGGAAAGCCTGCAGAAGGCTTAAAGCAGATTGTTTTGCACATTGGTAACGGTGCTTCTGCTTCCGCTCAGATTTCTGGTAAGCCAGTTGAAACTTCTATGGGCTTAACCCCACTCGAAGGCTTAATGATGGGCGGCCGCACTGGCGATATTGATCCAGCAGTGGTATTCCACCTTATTCGCAATGCGCACATGAACGTGGACGAGCTTGATACGCTCTTCAACAAGCGTTCTGGCATGATGGGCATGACTGGCCACGGCGATTTGCGCGATATTCACAAGCTCATTGAAGAAGGCGACGAAGACGCTAAGCTTGCTCTCGGCGTGTACGTTCACCGCATTGTTGGCTACATTGGCAACTACACAGCTCAAATGGGCGGCGTGGACGTAATCACATTCACCGCTGGCGTTGGCGAAAACGACGAGATTGTTCGCGCTCTTGTGTGCGAAAAGCTTGCTCCATTCGGCGTTAAGCTCGATAAAGAGAAGAACTTGGTTCGCTCTAAGGAGCCACGCGTTATTTCCACTCCAGATAGCTCTGTGATTATTGCTGTAATCCCAACCAACGAAGAGTTGGCAATCGCTAGAAAGTCTGCACAAATCGCAGAAGCTGGAGTTGATTCTTACGGCAACAAGTTTGAGCGCTAA
- the pta gene encoding phosphate acetyltransferase, protein MSLVNVTIISADCAQSRNVVALGVTKALSSHYQTTVFRPSAKHDDAFTGELIASSNTKATLEQVIAACPCAVRKNKDTLRGDIVAHFNELISVTNAQGCVIVASDSTSVFDPDLFRFDASVAADLASPVFLSICAEGRDSEQILQTIEAQCASVSKEYTKVFGIFVTDCKEDLAKEVKENYAQNNNGTPLWTLPSISESESDKFNDYVADEEIINALKQPFNAPTTPYAFQYSLLGKAKENKKTIVLPEGEEDRILKAADYLLERDIVNLIIVGERESILARGQELGLKSLSKASFQSMQDEVVLSKMISKLCELRAKKGMTEEQAREQLKDASYFGTMLVVLGLADGLVSGSVNSTANTVRPALQVIKTKPGSKLVSGAFIMCFKDHVAVFADCAINLNPDAEQLADIALQSAQTAKAFGLDPKVGMLSYSTLGSGKGADVDLVEEATRLVKEKDPDLKVVGSIQFDAAWSPTVAASKAKGNDVAGHVNVFVFPDLCAGNIGYKAVQRSSGALAVGPILQGLNKPVNDLSRGALVQDIINTVALTALEAQF, encoded by the coding sequence GTGTCGTTAGTTAACGTAACTATTATCAGCGCAGATTGCGCACAAAGTCGCAATGTCGTAGCACTAGGAGTTACAAAAGCTCTTTCAAGTCATTATCAAACAACTGTTTTTAGGCCATCCGCAAAACATGATGACGCGTTTACAGGCGAATTAATAGCATCAAGCAACACAAAAGCTACTCTAGAACAAGTAATCGCAGCATGCCCATGCGCAGTTCGTAAAAACAAAGACACACTAAGAGGAGATATTGTAGCTCACTTCAACGAGCTGATTAGCGTAACGAACGCTCAAGGATGCGTTATTGTAGCAAGCGATTCCACTTCTGTATTTGATCCAGATTTATTCCGATTTGATGCAAGTGTGGCAGCCGACTTAGCTTCTCCAGTGTTCCTAAGCATTTGCGCAGAAGGCAGAGATAGCGAGCAAATCTTGCAAACAATCGAAGCACAATGCGCAAGCGTCAGCAAAGAATACACAAAAGTATTCGGCATATTTGTAACTGATTGCAAAGAAGACTTAGCAAAAGAAGTAAAAGAAAACTACGCTCAAAACAATAATGGCACTCCACTTTGGACTTTGCCTTCTATAAGCGAATCAGAATCAGATAAATTCAACGATTATGTTGCAGATGAAGAAATCATCAACGCTTTGAAACAGCCTTTTAATGCACCTACTACCCCATATGCCTTCCAATACAGCTTACTTGGAAAAGCTAAAGAAAATAAGAAAACAATAGTGCTTCCAGAAGGCGAAGAAGACCGCATTCTAAAAGCAGCTGACTATTTGTTAGAGCGAGACATTGTAAATCTTATTATTGTTGGAGAACGCGAATCTATTCTTGCAAGAGGACAAGAGCTTGGATTAAAGTCTCTTAGCAAAGCAAGCTTCCAATCTATGCAAGACGAAGTAGTACTCAGCAAAATGATTAGCAAGCTTTGCGAATTGCGCGCAAAGAAAGGCATGACCGAAGAGCAAGCTCGCGAACAACTTAAAGACGCAAGCTACTTTGGCACAATGCTAGTGGTACTTGGATTAGCAGACGGACTTGTTTCTGGCTCTGTTAATTCAACGGCAAATACCGTACGCCCTGCTCTTCAAGTTATTAAAACTAAGCCTGGATCTAAGCTTGTTTCTGGCGCATTCATTATGTGCTTTAAGGATCATGTAGCAGTATTTGCTGATTGTGCTATTAATCTGAACCCAGACGCTGAACAATTGGCTGATATCGCTCTTCAATCTGCACAAACCGCTAAAGCTTTCGGATTAGATCCTAAAGTTGGAATGCTATCTTATTCAACGCTCGGATCTGGCAAGGGCGCAGATGTTGATTTAGTTGAGGAAGCTACAAGGCTGGTAAAAGAAAAAGACCCAGATTTGAAAGTTGTTGGATCTATTCAATTTGACGCTGCATGGTCTCCTACTGTTGCGGCATCAAAGGCTAAAGGCAATGATGTAGCAGGTCACGTAAATGTGTTTGTGTTCCCAGATTTATGCGCTGGAAACATTGGATATAAGGCTGTTCAGCGTTCTAGCGGCGCTTTAGCTGTTGGACCAATCCTACAAGGATTGAATAAGCCTGTTAATGACTTGTCTAGAGGAGCATTGGTTCAAGATATTATCAACACTGTTGCTCTTACAGCATTGGAAGCGCAATTCTAA